The Kribbella jejuensis region CCGCGCCCGTCGAGGCGGCCGCGTACTACGTGGTGTGCGAGGCGCTGTCCAACGCCGCCAAGCATGCCGACGCGTCCGGAGCGATTGTCGACGTACGGATTGTCGGCAACGTACTCAGGCTGTCCGTGCAGGACGACGGCCGCGGCGGAGCGGACCCGGCGAGGGGCTCCGGCCTGGTCGGACTCGACGACCGGATCGCCGCGCTCGACGGGACCCTGAAAGTCGAAAGCCCTTCAGGTAAAGGAACTACGCTCACCGTCACGGTGCCGCTGTAATACCGGTAGCAGTACAGGCAGCAGGGATGCGACCCGCCGTCCGGCGCTGGGATGCTGGTGCCATGCGGTGCGTGATCGTCGACGACAGCCGGCGTTTCCTGGACGCGGCCCGGGGGCTGCTGGTCCGCGAGGGCGTCGCGGTCGTCGGTACGGCGACCACGACCGCCGAGGCGGCCGGCCTGATCGGGCGGCTCCGGCCGGACGTGGTGCTGGTCGACATCGACCTCGGCGGCGAGAGCGGGTTCGACCTCATCACTCGGCTGCGGGCCGACGGCGAGTCGGCGCCGATGATCCTGATCTCCAGCCACGCGGAGCAGGACTACGCGGACCTGATCGCGGCCAGCCCGGCGATCGGGTTCGTCGCCAAGACCAGCCTGTCCGCCGGCGCGATCCGCCGCCTCCTCAACCGTTGATCAGGCCGTCGCAACCGTTCATCAGGCCGAACCGTTGATCAGGACGACACCCGTTGATCAGGCCGTCTTGCCCCGCCGTACGACGGCGTCGAAGCCGGCCGCGAGCAGCAGGACGGCACCGGTGACGACCCACTCGTACCCGGACGAGTTCGCGCCCTGGATCAGGTCGCTCATCCCGTTGATGATCACCGCGACCACCAGCCCGCCGAGGACCGCGTCGATCATCCGCCCGCGGCCGCCGAACAACGACGTACCGCCGATCACCGCGGCACCGACCGCCAGCAGCAGCGTGTTGCCGGCACCCGCGTTCGACTGCACCGACTGCAACAGGGACGCGGCGATGAAGCCGGAGACGGCGGCCATCCCGGAGCAGATCACGAACACCGAGATCCGGATCCGCGACACCGCGACACCGCCGCGCCGGGACGCCTCCTCATTGCCGCCGACGGCGTACACATGCCGCCCGTACCTGGTCCGGCTGAGCACGAAGTGCCAGACGACGAACAGCAGCACGAGCAGTACGACGACCCACGGCTCGCCCTGCGCCTTGTTGCTGAAGAACGCGTTGCTGATCAGGTTGCGGTTGATGCCCATCTCGTAGGTGAACGCGATCCCGAGCAGCGCCACCCCGGCCACCTTCGCCACGACCACGACGACCGGCGTCGCCGCGAGGCCGTTGCGGCGCCTCGATCGCACGTCGCTGAGTTTCACCGCGGCGTACCCGAGGACGAAGACGCCGAGCAGCACCCAGCCCAGCCACAGCGGGACGAAGCTGTTCTCCAGCGCGAT contains the following coding sequences:
- a CDS encoding response regulator, with translation MRPAVRRWDAGAMRCVIVDDSRRFLDAARGLLVREGVAVVGTATTTAEAAGLIGRLRPDVVLVDIDLGGESGFDLITRLRADGESAPMILISSHAEQDYADLIAASPAIGFVAKTSLSAGAIRRLLNR
- a CDS encoding sugar ABC transporter permease, coding for MNTTIVDNPHPAPPRVPSALSSYVRDYVVRLRGGELGSAPAVVGLIVITAFFAIVHQGFLSAYNLEALVIQAAPIIVMAMGLVFVLLLGEIDLSAGTTGGLCSAIMAILMLRHGWTWWLAILAGFAVGLAIGFVMGWLRAKAGIPSFVITLATFLAFQGATLILVGGQGSVTLPAGTPLIALENSFVPLWLGWVLLGVFVLGYAAVKLSDVRSRRRNGLAATPVVVVVAKVAGVALLGIAFTYEMGINRNLISNAFFSNKAQGEPWVVVLLVLLFVVWHFVLSRTRYGRHVYAVGGNEEASRRGGVAVSRIRISVFVICSGMAAVSGFIAASLLQSVQSNAGAGNTLLLAVGAAVIGGTSLFGGRGRMIDAVLGGLVVAVIINGMSDLIQGANSSGYEWVVTGAVLLLAAGFDAVVRRGKTA